In Trueperaceae bacterium, a single window of DNA contains:
- a CDS encoding M48 family metallopeptidase yields the protein MTSTATRLPDVFTDPATGRRISLLDYKARNMRLSWAMALLTALILAALAYLLAQVTDIASTGFFVGSALAIGGAQGLVGFYLSDKIALAAAGAHKATAAEHRYLVNVTEAVAIGAGVPAPDVYVIDSPAPNAFATGRNPERSSIAVTKGLIELLDRQELEGVVAHEMAHIRNYDVRFMSMLVATVGAILVLRDLVMRWLYWGGVGSGYGRRRRSDRGGDGARGQGVMALLLIALLVLAPVLATLLRLAVSRRREYLADAAAAYITRNPEGLARALEKIRDYRGPPLEVSEGVRHMFFVNPIRGQNHVDLMATHPPIQERIDRLRRM from the coding sequence TTGACCAGCACGGCGACCCGGCTGCCAGACGTCTTCACCGACCCGGCCACCGGCAGGCGGATAAGCCTGCTCGACTACAAGGCCAGGAACATGCGCCTGTCGTGGGCGATGGCCCTCCTCACCGCGCTCATCCTCGCGGCGCTGGCCTACCTGCTGGCGCAGGTCACCGACATCGCCTCCACCGGCTTCTTCGTCGGGTCGGCGCTGGCGATAGGCGGCGCGCAGGGGCTGGTGGGGTTCTACCTCTCCGACAAGATCGCCCTCGCCGCCGCCGGCGCGCACAAGGCCACGGCGGCCGAGCACCGCTACCTGGTGAACGTGACCGAGGCCGTGGCGATCGGCGCCGGCGTGCCGGCGCCCGACGTCTACGTGATCGACTCGCCCGCCCCCAACGCCTTCGCCACGGGCCGCAACCCCGAGCGCAGCTCCATAGCCGTCACGAAGGGGCTCATCGAGCTCCTCGACAGGCAGGAGCTCGAGGGCGTGGTGGCCCACGAGATGGCGCACATCAGGAACTACGACGTGAGGTTCATGTCCATGCTGGTCGCCACGGTCGGCGCGATCCTCGTCCTGCGCGACCTGGTCATGCGCTGGCTGTACTGGGGCGGGGTGGGCAGCGGCTACGGCCGCAGGCGGCGCTCCGACCGCGGGGGAGACGGCGCCCGCGGTCAGGGCGTCATGGCCCTGCTGCTCATCGCCCTGCTGGTCCTGGCGCCGGTGCTGGCGACCCTCCTGAGGCTGGCGGTGAGCCGGAGGCGCGAGTACCTGGCCGACGCCGCCGCCGCCTACATCACCCGCAACCCCGAGGGCCTGGCCAGGGCGCTGGAGAAGATCCGCGACTACCGCGGGCCGCCCCTGGAGGTGAGCGAGGGCGTGAGGCACATGTTCTTCGTGAACCCCATCAGGGGGCAGAACCACGTGGACCTCATGGCCACGCACCCGCCCATCCAGGAGCGCATCGACAGGCTGCGGCGGATGTGA